Within the Pseudorasbora parva isolate DD20220531a chromosome 20, ASM2467924v1, whole genome shotgun sequence genome, the region GTGGAGTTAAAATGGTACAAGAACGGACAAGAGATCCGGCCTACTCCAAAGTATGTCACCCCCTATTCTTACATGCTCTTTTTTACAACTACATTCAGAAACACGCTCATATGAATCCCTCTGTAAACGCCAACATGTTTAAAACCCCTTATTTATTGTGTTCTTCCGCTTGCTGGGCACAAGGATGCAGAAACACACCCTCCGCacacgccacacacacacacgtctggttccctatctttgtggggactctccatagacataatggtttttataccgtacaaccgtattttctatccccctacactgcccctgcccctaaacctacccatcacaggaagcattctgcatttttactttctcaaaaaaactcatcctgtatgatttataagccttttgaaaagtggggaccactggctggttcccacaatgtaggttttactatccttatggggacatttggtccccacgatgtaatataaataagggcacacacacacacacacacacacacacacacacacacacacacacacacacacacacacacacacacacacacacacacaagtgaacCATCAGCATTTCATACCCGGCAAACACACAACGTTCTTAAAGCATTAATCTGTGCCTTCTGATAACTTCCAGAAATGTTTAAAGGACGTTATGTGAGTGAAGGCCAATGTGAAGCTCTTGAGCTACATTTGAAGTTTTCAATGTAGTGTACAATGAGTAATTAACAACAGGAATCTGTATAGGAAAAAGGCACCACCACCCTCACAGGACTTTAATAGAGTTGCAAAAGCTACCTGAATTTTGTACATTAAATGCATATATTTATCTCTTATGATATGCTGAAATGTTTCATGGTAATATtgtacaaattatatatatatatatatatatatatatatatatatatatatatatatatatatatatatatatatatatatatatatatatatataatatcataacatatttaaacataattttatttttataatacatcttatattttgtatttgtatttttagttGCACCAATTAAGCTATTTTCCACAAGAAAATATTAGTTTGTATTAATGTGTATTAAAgtgctaaatatatatttttaaagatttattttttaaagattcaGCAAGAAGTACATGGATGCAACTGTATAGTTTATATAATGGTATTTATCTTGCTTAATTTGTCAATAATCTTAATTTGTCAATAATTGTAAAGGACAGTAATGTAGATCTATAAAGTTATTTGAATATGAAGGCAGCAGATATTTCAACCCACTTTTCTTTGTAAAAGCAATTCAATTAAAGCCATTTGGGTGGTCCGTGCAGTTTTCTGGTTGCTTATCTtcaatgatgttcattcatTCCAGTATTCCCTGCTTTTGGTGGGAAtctctctttttcttcttccaccttttctcttttctctctctctactTCTCTGTATAACTGTAACACTAATAGCTCTTCCAGCCCTGTTTGATCTAGGCATGATGTCTATCTATCCTTTCTGTCTGTTATGCAATGGTGATACCACCTGTCTGCTATAACCTCCACTTCCACCTTCTCCATCCTTTGCTCCGGCTGTTCTGGCTCCTCTGTTCACCATAAAGTAACAGAAAGTAAGTCAGCCAGTCCTCAGGACTGTCTTGTATATTTGACCTGAACCAAATGAGTGACGTCTTTTCTGCTGTATGAATCTGTTCTGATGGTTTACATGCTATGTATATTGCAAAtgttaaattaaacaaacaacaataacaaaTCTACAAATAATTAAGCAATCACACAAGCAAGAGTTCTGAATATCATCACATACACGATTTAAGCACCATATGGCCAGctattttgtcaatttttttcTCTCCTAACAAAAACACTTATAAAGGAAGCCAAAGCAGGATCAACCTTTGtgtatctacactgtaaaaaaagtctgTATAAATAGAGCActgtacactgaaaaaaatgtttttaaaaagtaagtaacctgattgccttaaaactgtgtttattgaaattaagaattcgagttgatacaatgaaggaaattagtttaataaatagaaattcaaaataatattgtatctgaaccacataaaaatgtgataaatcatgaaaatagcacaattttgcATGTGTCACTGCGTcatacaaaaatgttttaataatatttgaataaaggttgtcgattgtcaaaaatgtattgtattaactaaaacaaatttcaaaattttagggcaaccaggtaacttctttttttccctctgtttttttttttttttttttacaatgtactgTGAGCAAATTACATTTAGATCAACCACATGGAAGGAAAAGAGCTATCTGGTgcataatataaattatttatgatTTCTATTTCCTATCTAAGCTTTTCAATAGTGGAATTCAATAGTAATatagtaaataataaaaaagttagCAAAAGACTGACTGAATATGAATGACTACATAGagagaatgaatgaataaataaatgatttaaattaatcaaaagaaagaaagaaaaaataaatgaataaataatgaataaattaaagtaacataaataaaagataaaataaatttaaaaataaataacacctAAATATTTTTCTTGACAATCCTGCTGTCAATAATCATAAATGATATTCCACGTTGGcgttaactaataatgtaaagtTATGGTCAAAAGTAAAATTAGCCTTTGATATGTTAACTTTCAGTAACTAATGAATTAACTGTTCAGGTATATCTTTGAGCACAAAGGCACTCAACGGATAATGGTTATTAACAACTGTCAGATGAACGATGATGCTGCCTACTCAGTCACTGCAGGAGATGAGAAGTGCACCACTGAACTGTTTGTGAAAGGTACATCCACTCTTCCCTGCCTACCAGAcgatttcatacttaaatgtgATGGAAGTGATCAAAAATGACTGATTTATAACTACTTTCCTGAACGCTGTCTTTAATGATTTAATCCTGGTCTCCTTTGGTCCTCTTATAGAACTGCCTGTGAACATAGTGAAAGAGCTGGAGCCCGTGAAAACCACAGTGAACGAGAGAATTGAACTGGAGTGCGAGGTGTCTGAGGAAGGAGCAAAAGTTAAATGGTATGTGTAATGGAGATTttatgtgttggtttttgtgttTAATACAAAgcaaaataaaaagtattttattttgaaaaagtaaaaaagctCAACCTGTTTTGCTGACTGTCTGGTAAAGGATGAAGAATGGAGTGGAGGTACCCACAGGAGTGCGATCACGGTACCGTGTGAAAAGCGAGGGAAGCAAACACTGGCTGATAATTGATGACGCCACAAAGGATGACACTGGCACCTACTCCCTAATGGCCACCGGGGGCACCAGTCAGGCTCACGTTCAAGTCGACTGTATGATATTATTGCTTTTTGAGAGCatcaaaacattttagtttgatcCCCTTCTCTCCTCTTcattaaatgttgttttttcccctttttattTTCCTACCTGTTACGTGCAATTGGATGATTCAGTGAAGCCTCTGAAGGTTTTAATGGATCTACAAAGTGTGACAGTGTTGTTGGGTCAACCTCTTAGACTGAACTGTGAGATTTACCCCGGAAATGTCCCGGGCCGTTGGTACAAGAACGGCCAGCTGATCCAGCCTAATGACCGTATCAACATTTTGCACAAAAACAAGTATGCCAACTTAGTTGTTTTTGCTCAATAACACCAGCTTATCATTCTCATAAACcgcatatacagtcttgttcaaaataatagcagtacaatgtgactaaccagaataatcaaggtttttagtatattttttattgctacgtggcaaacaagttaccagtaggttcagtagattgtcagaaaacaaatgagacccagcattcatgatatgcacgctcttaaggctgtgcaattgggcaattagttgaaaggggtgtgttcaaaaaaatagcagtgtctacctttgactgtacaaactcaaaactattttgtacaaaaaattttttttctgggatttagcaatcctgtgaatcactaaactaatatttagttgtatgaccacagttttttaaaactgcttgacatctgtgtggcatggagtcaaccaacttgtggcacctctcagctgttattccactccatgattctttaacaacattccacaattcattcacatttcttggttttgcttcagaaacagcatttttgatatcaccccacaagttctcaattggattaaggtctggagattgggctggccactccataacattaattttgttggtttggaaccaagactttgcccgtttactagtgtgttttgggtcattgtcttgttgaaacaaccgtttcaagggcatgtcctcttcagcataaggcaacatgacctcttcaagtattttaacaaatgcaaactgatccatgatccctggtatgcgataaataggcccaacaccatagtaggagaaacatgcccatatcatgatgcttgcacctccatgcttcactgtcttcactgtgtactgtggcttgaattcagagtttgggggtcgtctcacaaactgcctgtggcccttggacccaaaaagtacaattttactctcatcagtccacaaaatgttcctccatttctctttaggccagttgatgtgttctttggcaaattgtaacctcttctgcacatgccttttttttaacagagggactttgcgggggattcttgaaaatagattagcttcacacagacgtcttctaactgtcacagtacttacaggtaactccagactgtctttgatcatcctggaggtgatcattggctgagcctttgccattctggttattcttctatccattttgatggttgtcttccgttttcttccacgtctctctggttttgctctccattttaaggcattggagatcattttagctgaacagcctatcattttttgcacctctttataggttttcccctctctaatcaactttttaatcaaagtacgctgttcttctgaacaatgtcttgaacgacccattttcctcagctttcaaatgcatgttcaacaagtgttggcttcatccttaaataggggccacctgattcacacctgtttcttcacaaaattgatgacctcagtgattgaatgccacactgctatttttttgaacacacccctttcaactaattcaactaattgcccagttgcacagccttaagagcgtgcatatcatgaatgctgggtctcatttgttttctgagaatctactgaacctactggtaacttgtttgccacgtagcaataaaaaatatactaaaaaccttgattattctggttagtcacattgtactgctattattttgaacaagactgtatattttataaatatgtgaataaaatattCCCGCCTTAGAACTGTATCAACTAGAGCTTATAACAACTTCTTTTTAATTTCTGCTTATATTCAACTTACAGGAATCACAACCTCGACATTGAGAGCTCCACCATTCATGATGCTGGCGACTACACCTTTGTTCCCGAGGGATACACACAGACGCTGTCTGCCAAAGTGCACATCATAGGTACCAGCAACAATCCAGAATTTCTCTTATTCTTATAATATTATGCTAACATGCTGAAAGAATCCCATTTGGGTTAACTGCAGATCCCCCCAAGGTGCACTTAGAGGCACTGAATGCCCAGGACAACACGGTGACCATTGTGGCTGGGAACAAACTCCGCCTGGAGATCCCCATCAGTGGAGAACCAGCACCCAGAGTGGTGTGGATGAAGGGAGAAAGGGTGAGCGATGACCAGTATATTTTCGGATATGTATGAACCAGAAACACCTGGATTAAACTAGactaatgttttttgttttgttttttaaatttaggTCATCCTTGATACAGGAAACCGGGTTCGTGCAGAGACATTTGCAGACCACACCTGCCTAACTATTGATGTCACAGAAAGAGAAGATACTGGAAACTACAAGATCGTCCTTCAGAATGAAGCTGGAGAAGACACGGCCAGTGTTAAGGTCAAAGTTGTGGGTAAGACACTCTCCCCTGAGAGAACATAATGTTTGCTTGGGTGATGACATTAGTAAGATGTAAATCTTGTCCTATTTTGTTTTATCTAGATATCCCAGATCCCCCTGAGGCTCCTCTGGTTACTGATGTGGGTGGAGACTGGTGCACTATGACATGGGAGCCTCCACGCTATGACGGTGGTTCCCCCATTCTTGGTAAATCAACTTCCTGTGCATAAAAACTTcatcatatttatattttagaaGCCTGTtaatttttagtaattttaaattatatgttgAAAAACATTTTGGAATTTCACTGTAATCTTATTACACTATCCATATTTTAATGTCTCTTATACTCATTTgttacaaaaatacagtaaaaacagtaatgttgtgaaatattataacatttttaaataactgtttctattttaaaataatacataaaacaaatgtaaaataattattaattaaatgtaaataattttctttttaaacacTGTTTTACATAATTATCATCGGGGGGATTCAATTGTTCCCTGCActgttttaaaaacatactGTAACTTTCTTAACTTTATTAGCATTATAAGTAAACTTTTGGgtgaaaaaaattaaaggaaTTTAAAATGACATGGCTCCATTAAATATGCAGTTGTGCATTTAACATATGCATAAGTTAAAGAGGCAATATTAGGCCCCTTTTTTAAAGTCTTAATTTTGTAATTGGGGTCTCCTAAAATAGGTTTTCatgcttctttaaaaaaaacattatttttcacatattttacattgttgcagcaccTCTCTTCCTAGTCTGCAGCGCTCTGTTTAGTTCTGGTCTCTATTAAgaccctccttctgaaaagcacagtgctctgattggtcggctggatcAGTGTGATGTGATTGGTCAAACGGGCCTTACCATAACTGAGAGTTTCAACACACGTGCCCCTTTTATTTGCTTATGCCTTGGGtgggaattatttaaatattgtggAAATTATTGGAATATTGTGATGTGTACGCTCCCAGAAAAACAATCGAGCcgtttcagggagttcagaaacagtgctTACTGATATACAGAATAACTCCCTTTGTAGTGGACTTTGTGTTTTTGTTAACTGTGCATACTTTtcttatgctcaaacagcagcATTACACACTAAAAAAAAAGCAGGAAATGTGAAAAGGCATAATAGGTCCTCTTTAAAGCATGACTTTTTTTGGGGATATATCACAGGATACTTCATTGAACGAAAGAAGAAACAGAGCTCTCGATGGATGAGGCTGAACTTTGACCTTTGCAAAGAGACCACCTTCGAACCCAAAAAAATGATTGAAGGTGTGCCGTATGAGGTGCGCATCTTTGCAGTTAATGCTATCGGTGTCTCCAAACCCAGTGAACCCTCCAAACCTTTCATTCCTCTGGGTGAGTACACAATTGGCTCATCTGTATTATCAATGGGATTTTGTGTCTCTTCTAATCAGTTATGTCATGAGCACCATCTCTATTACACAACACAACTCAAAGTATGATCATTTAAGCACATGACAAAAAGCATTGCAGAGACACCGGAGCTTGTCCATTCTTATTTGGGCTCCTATGCGACAGGTGTTGCTGTGCTCACACCAGTATCCAAAACATTCAGTCTGTGACCTCCACAGGAGAGGCCTGAGATTTAGAAGATACTGAGCACGACTTTATAATGGCTGCCAAATCATCTGTGGATTATTGTGTTATGAGATCAGATACTGCCTCTACTTCAGTCACAGCCTAAACATGAGGAGATGTGCGAGAATAGAAAAGTCCAGACAAATAAGACCCCTCGTGAAATTCATGAAATACCAGGGTGATCCTCTCTCAcatgtgttttgtgtttgtagGTACACATGTGTGgctattattttttttggattAAAGTAAcagttcttaaaaataaaaatgttggtgTTCCCTGAAAAAGAAATCGGAACAGcatcataataattatttaaagaacaagaataaattatatattaggtAAATTATTCCTTCAACTGGAAGGCACCTGGGCATGGAGACtgtttctacaaacatttgtgaaagaatgggtcgctctcaggagctcagtgaattcaagcatggtaccgtgataggttgcatCCTGTGCAATaggtccatttgtgaaatttccccactactaaatatttcatggtcaactgttagtggaaTTATAACACAGTgtaagcaattgggaacaacagcaattcagccacgaagtggtaggccacataaaatgacaagtggggtcagcgcatggtGAGGTGCACAGTGTGCATAAGTCGGCAACTTGCGGCTGAGTCAATAGCTGtagacctccaaacttttgtggccttcagattagttcAAGAAcggtgtgtagagagcttcatggaatgggtttccatggctgagcagctgcttccaagccttacatcaccaagtgcaattcAAAGCaatcggatgcagtggtgtaaagcacaccaccactggactctagagcagtggagacatgttctctaGTGTGACGAATCAcgtttctctgtctggcaatccaatggacgagtctgggtttggcggttgccaggaaaatggtacttgcctgactgcattgtgccaagtgtttGGTGGAGGGGTGATTATgttgtggggttgtttttcaggggttgggcttggccccttagttccagtgaaaggaactcgtAATTctttagcataccaagacattttggacaatttcatgctcccaactttgtgggaacagtgtgaggatggccccttcctgttccaacatgaatgcgcaccagtgcacaaatcAAGGTCCATATttacatggatgagtgagtttgatgTGGAgtaacttgactggcctgcgtAGAGCCAtgacctcaacccgacagaacacctttgggacgAATTAGAGCGGGAagtgcgagccaggccttctcattcAACATttgtgcctgacctcacaaatgtgcttcaagaagaatggtcaaaaattctcaTAAACACACCTccttaaaccctacggattaagaatgggatttCATTAATGTTCATgcgcatgtaaaggcaggcatcccaaaacttttggcaatatagtgtgtacATATAGTTTTAGAACAAATTATGCAAAATACTGGTTGAAATTATTCAGCGACAAATTATTATactaatctaaaataaaaaggGATGAATAAAAATAGAgggaaaaacaataaataataaaaatcatgtaTAGTCAAGACAAATATttttcagacacacacatatttttttactagtgggtgcaggacactacagttcatttatgtaagtgaggatagctAAATAAAGTAAAGTGTGACATATTATTCCCAAAcattcttcatacagtggactaccaatacaattaataaaagtttgggaccaaaatgattcagacactttgacctgaccatgttttgcataagttttttttaaatcttgaaTTGCTAATGTGAATTGAATTGCTTTTataccacagactgaacaaaatgaagcattgcttggcaattggttgacctaaattggtattatctaattgtgtacttacatttaacagctgattggctgattgtaatccattacatacctttctgtcaaagttatctgacattatcaagatgaatttgttctgaggCAGTTTAACTCTCTTGTCAGTTCTTGTCATATTGTATTAccattttgaaaatgtgtttaaataaattttaaggatgcatattttttatggttgttatttttgttattattttagaaCAAATTGGGGAAAGAATAGAGTAAAAAGACTTCATTAGGCACAAGGATGCAtttgaaaaatatattgttacacTAGTTATTGTAGAACAAACTATCCAAAAATATTGACTAAAAATGTTCAGCAACACTAATTGCTTCCTTTATTAACTCATGCTAGCTGTGACCAGTGAACCCACAATGCTGGTGGTGGATGATGTCACAGATAACACAGTGACCATGAAGTGGAGACCACCAGACACGATTGGTGCTGCAGGACTTGATGGGTACCAAGTTGAATACTGCATTGAAGGAAGTAAGATTACGCATGCACATATAGGATTTGAATAAGTGGTTTTCAACTGGTGTTCAACTGGTGCGTTCATACCATTTTGTCCTTATGcaatactttattttacagctGACGATTGGATACTTGCTAATAAAGAGCTGACAGAAAAAACAAAGTACACTATAACTGGTTTGCCAGTGGAGGCTAAGATCTTAGTGCGTGTCAAGGCCATTAATGCTGCTGGGGCCAGTGCACCACGCACCACACAACACTCCATACTGGTGAAAGAGGTCATCGGTGAGGGCCTAATGCCATTTTCATTTTCCTATTTGAAacacattagttaatgtaaactaaactaaacacaTTTCTCACAGAGCCTCCTAAGATTCGCATACCTCGACACTTGAAGCAGACGTACATTCGAAAGGTTGGCGAAGTCGTCAATCTCGTTGTGCCATTTGTGGTGAGCTAACAAATAATGATAACAAACCCCAAGCTTATTGAATTCTTCCCTCCTGCTCACAACGTAAAAACCCTTTTTTTATCTTTTAGGGTAAACCAAGGCCAAAAGTCACCTGGTTGAAAGAGGGTCAGCCGATTGAACAAACCATCAGCATTCGTAACTCAGATTGTGACAGCATCATGTTCATCCGCAAAGCTGAGCGCAAACATTCTGGGAAATATGAACTGAGCGTACAAGTGGAGAATCATATCGACACGGCCATAGTGGACATCCAGATAGTCggttagttaaaaaaaattataatttcatcttcatcttcatttttaattttaattacagTTAGTTTTCGTAAttttttaatgtgctttttattagttatttatACTTCTGATAAAAATTTTGAGATTATGAtctcaaaatgtatttctgtttcagttttattaattgtattacTTGATGTCAAGGCAGgaaaaccttttttttgtttattttttatatatttatattttgtttagctTTATTAATAATCAATTAATAAAATTAGCCAATTATGAAATTATCTTTTggttacaaaataataattctaaatatttttaaagccAAAATACAGATTAATACTATCAAATTTCAAGAAATATATGATAGGCTATTTAATATGATTATGTGACATTAACAGTGGCTATAAAAAGTACTATTTCACATGAACTTGATGATTATTTCATTCTgaacatttataattataaatattatacatatttaaaagagTTATATAGAGTGTGCACAGTGCTGCATTGCATGGGTTGCAATTTTTACATTAAAGGTGTAAAAGTTCTGATATGATTTATCCTTGTTTCAACACAACAAGGTGGTTTAACAAGGGTGTGAAGACTTTTTATATCCATTGCATAATGAAGAGATAAACTAAGCCCACAATTGTTCAATTTCTAGCGCCGTTGAACATTTTCTTTTGCTCTCTGTCCCAGATCTTCCAGGCCCACCACAGGCTGTAAAGATCGAAGAGGTCTGGGGGAATAATGTAGCACTGGACTGGAGCCCACCCAAGGACAACGGAAATGCACCTATAATAGGCTACACAATTCAGAAAGCTGATAAAAAGACAATGGTATGAATAAAACTTTGGTTGTACAAACAAAATCACTTGTCCTGAAAACcaaacaagatttttttattattatatggtttatatacacatatatagtACATGCACAgtcattttttgtttaaaaaaacttattttaaatgcaGAGGGCAAAAGACTGATCACCATTGTGTTTGTGTGGCACAGGAGTGGTACACATGTGTGGAGCACTACCATCGTACCTGCATCACAATCTCAGATCTAGTGGTGGGTAACGAGTATTTCTTCAGAATCTACTCTGAGAACATGGTGGGCTTGAGTGAAAGTGCCACTGCCACTAAAGACAGTGCTCTGATCGTGAAGGAAGGTAAGGCTCTGCTCTGCTTCTACCCATTTGTACCACCAATAACTGCTTGTGTAAATACTTTTCAAAGCTGCAGCAAGTGATTTTTGTTTTACTGAATGCTATTTATAAAATGTCAGGATGCCCTAAGAATTAAAGAGGACCAATTATGCTTTTTGTACATTTTCATATTTCTTTACTGTGCTATTTGAGCAagaaaaaggtctgcaaagttacaaagccGACTAAAAATGGAGTAAGGCTTC harbors:
- the mybpc1 gene encoding myosin-binding protein C, slow-type isoform X1, whose product is MPEPTKKDDGQPEENVAPVSGDALSENSVEITPKEAKVATKDTETIVTVTEPEAAVPIPAAEAPQPQPIVIVVTELDPVEGEVTDTRPIVSEPVENGHNEPEPTQAEKLFEVTEVKEEEASTSKVPAPSLKKSAKTIVTPLKDKDDDVTASTPSPPPPAENGSTPKKLSIDLPNDSDPESTRGRKDSVWSLGDGQPPEDIDKQIDTPPLSILLIEKPQSGSITVGGDITFVAKVEAKDLLRKPTIKWFKGKWMDLASKTGKHLQLKESFDRFSKIHTFEMHIIKAKENYAGNYRCEVTYKDKFDSCSFDLEVKDVPEGSQSIDIRSAFKRSSEGQDDAGELDFSGLLKHREHKQEETPEVDVWEILKNARPDEYEKIAFTYGITDLRGLLKRLKKTKKEEKKSEAFAKRLEPAYQADKGGKIRLIVDLADPTVELKWYKNGQEIRPTPKYIFEHKGTQRIMVINNCQMNDDAAYSVTAGDEKCTTELFVKELPVNIVKELEPVKTTVNERIELECEVSEEGAKVKWMKNGVEVPTGVRSRYRVKSEGSKHWLIIDDATKDDTGTYSLMATGGTSQAHVQVDLKPLKVLMDLQSVTVLLGQPLRLNCEIYPGNVPGRWYKNGQLIQPNDRINILHKNKNHNLDIESSTIHDAGDYTFVPEGYTQTLSAKVHIIDPPKVHLEALNAQDNTVTIVAGNKLRLEIPISGEPAPRVVWMKGERVILDTGNRVRAETFADHTCLTIDVTEREDTGNYKIVLQNEAGEDTASVKVKVVDIPDPPEAPLVTDVGGDWCTMTWEPPRYDGGSPILGYFIERKKKQSSRWMRLNFDLCKETTFEPKKMIEGVPYEVRIFAVNAIGVSKPSEPSKPFIPLAVTSEPTMLVVDDVTDNTVTMKWRPPDTIGAAGLDGYQVEYCIEGTDDWILANKELTEKTKYTITGLPVEAKILVRVKAINAAGASAPRTTQHSILVKEVIEPPKIRIPRHLKQTYIRKVGEVVNLVVPFVGKPRPKVTWLKEGQPIEQTISIRNSDCDSIMFIRKAERKHSGKYELSVQVENHIDTAIVDIQIVDLPGPPQAVKIEEVWGNNVALDWSPPKDNGNAPIIGYTIQKADKKTMEWYTCVEHYHRTCITISDLVVGNEYFFRIYSENMVGLSESATATKDSALIVKEGIFPHDTALGLYHAKSHSPFPSHSSSSSSSSFSSRSSSHSQSGLQLKNPEYNDRDFTEPPTFTQPLINTFAIAGYNATLNCSVRANPRPKVIWMKNKITIIDDPRYRMFSNQGVCTLELRKPSPFDGGVYTCKAINDLGEAQVDCKLEVKGGFTFFELMKRGVPLHLIDKYMNESKTSEKSESEKKGSN
- the mybpc1 gene encoding myosin-binding protein C, slow-type isoform X2, encoding MPEPTKKDDGQPEDKDDDVTASTPSPPPPAENGSTPKKLSIDLPNDSDPESTRGRKDSVWSLGDGQPPEDIDKQIDTPPLSILLIEKPQSGSITVGGDITFVAKVEAKDLLRKPTIKWFKGKWMDLASKTGKHLQLKESFDRFSKIHTFEMHIIKAKENYAGNYRCEVTYKDKFDSCSFDLEVKDVPEGSQSIDIRSAFKRSSEGQDDAGELDFSGLLKHREHKQEETPEVDVWEILKNARPDEYEKIAFTYGITDLRGLLKRLKKTKKEEKKSEAFAKRLEPAYQADKGGKIRLIVDLADPTVELKWYKNGQEIRPTPKYIFEHKGTQRIMVINNCQMNDDAAYSVTAGDEKCTTELFVKELPVNIVKELEPVKTTVNERIELECEVSEEGAKVKWMKNGVEVPTGVRSRYRVKSEGSKHWLIIDDATKDDTGTYSLMATGGTSQAHVQVDLKPLKVLMDLQSVTVLLGQPLRLNCEIYPGNVPGRWYKNGQLIQPNDRINILHKNKNHNLDIESSTIHDAGDYTFVPEGYTQTLSAKVHIIDPPKVHLEALNAQDNTVTIVAGNKLRLEIPISGEPAPRVVWMKGERVILDTGNRVRAETFADHTCLTIDVTEREDTGNYKIVLQNEAGEDTASVKVKVVDIPDPPEAPLVTDVGGDWCTMTWEPPRYDGGSPILGYFIERKKKQSSRWMRLNFDLCKETTFEPKKMIEGVPYEVRIFAVNAIGVSKPSEPSKPFIPLAVTSEPTMLVVDDVTDNTVTMKWRPPDTIGAAGLDGYQVEYCIEGTDDWILANKELTEKTKYTITGLPVEAKILVRVKAINAAGASAPRTTQHSILVKEVIEPPKIRIPRHLKQTYIRKVGEVVNLVVPFVGKPRPKVTWLKEGQPIEQTISIRNSDCDSIMFIRKAERKHSGKYELSVQVENHIDTAIVDIQIVDLPGPPQAVKIEEVWGNNVALDWSPPKDNGNAPIIGYTIQKADKKTMEWYTCVEHYHRTCITISDLVVGNEYFFRIYSENMVGLSESATATKDSALIVKEGIFPHDTALGLYHAKSHSPFPSHSSSSSSSSFSSRSSSHSQSGLQLKNPEYNDRDFTEPPTFTQPLINTFAIAGYNATLNCSVRANPRPKVIWMKNKITIIDDPRYRMFSNQGVCTLELRKPSPFDGGVYTCKAINDLGEAQVDCKLEVKGGFTFFELMKRGVPLHLIDKYMNESKTSEKSESEKKGSN